A region of Drosophila suzukii chromosome 2L, CBGP_Dsuzu_IsoJpt1.0, whole genome shotgun sequence DNA encodes the following proteins:
- the crc gene encoding activating transcription factor of chaperone isoform X1, producing MDASFQQTMESLQLPKELYWDLKVEPQSPTSALGSDLLSFTDSVDAEWLCDDNFANGISLIGDEDALILNEAGSLELLSDEELVVEIFDLKDEECLLDQKAAINCIDYERNSYQPIIDAVSQPIIPVNKVPFAASSVAASLVSSADYQLGDPPSLVLQQLTPPQSPPQFDAYKQPEETPQPVPVKAEQKVQCYTPDATSVAAAATPFNFNNWVGGSEIARENQLVDDIVNMRAKELELTTNWPQFNDDCESQASSSLDSRSTGSGVNGSIADVDEDWLPETTSSCSSPAHTSVEQSAAKPKKRTRTYGRGVEDRKIRKKEQNKNAATRYRQKKKLEMENVLGEEHVLSQENEELRRTLQERRNEMRYLRQLIREFYQERKR from the exons ATGGACGCATCAtttcaacaaacaatggaGAGTTTACAATTGCCCAAGGAGCTGTACTGGGACCTCAAGGTAGAGCCCCAGTCCCCAACATCGGCGTTGGGCTCCGATCTGCTCTCATTCACTGACTCAGTAGACGCCGAGTGGCTGTGTGACGATAACTTTGCAAATG GCATTAGTCTTATTGGCGATGAAGACGCTCTGATCCTGAACGAGGCCGGCTCCCTCGAGCTGCTCAGCGACGAGGAGTTGGTTGTAGAGATCTTCGACCTGAAGGATGAAG AATGTCTTCTGGACCAAAAGGCAGCCATTAACTGCATCGACTATGAGAGGAACAGCTATCAGCCCATCATCGATGCTGTCAGCCAGCCGATAATACCCGTAAACAAAGTACCATTCGCTGCATCTTCCGTCGCTGCTTCACTGGTTTCTTCCGCTGATTACCAGCTCGGCGATCCCCCATCCCTTGTTCTGCAGCAATTGACGCCGCCGCAGTCTCCGCCCCAATTCGATGCTTACAAACAGCCAGAGGAAACGCCACAGCCCGTGCCTGTTAAGGCCGAGCAAAAGGTG CAATGCTATACTCCTGATGCTACAAGTGTGGCCGCCGCCGCCACACCCTTCAACTTCAACAACTGGGTGGGCGGCAGCGAAATCGCCCGCGAGAACCAACTGGTCGATGATATCGTCAATATGCGCGCCAAGGAGCTTGAGTTGACCACAAACTGGCCGCAGTTCAATGACGACTGCGAATCTCAGGCCTCTTCCTCGCTGGATAGCAGAAGCACAGGCAGCGGAGTAAATGGAAGCATCGCCGACGTGGACGAGGATTGGCTGCCAGAAACCACCAGCAGTTGCTCCTCCCCAGCTCACACTTCTGTGGAGCAGTCTGCGGCCAAGCCAAAGAAACGTACTCGCACCTACGGTCGCGGTGTCGAGGATCGTAAGATCCGGAAAAAGGAGCAGAATAAGAACGCTGCCACACGGTACCGCCAGAAGAAGAAGCTCGAAATGGAGAACGTGCTGGGCGAGGAGCATGTACTGTCCCAGGAGAACGAGGAGCTTCGCCGCACTTTGCAGGAGCGTCGCAACGAGATGCGCTATCTGCGCCAGTTGATTCGCGAATTCTACCAAGAACGCAAGCGCTAG
- the crc gene encoding activating transcription factor of chaperone isoform X2, translating into MSTYIFMQAYECLLDQKAAINCIDYERNSYQPIIDAVSQPIIPVNKVPFAASSVAASLVSSADYQLGDPPSLVLQQLTPPQSPPQFDAYKQPEETPQPVPVKAEQKVQCYTPDATSVAAAATPFNFNNWVGGSEIARENQLVDDIVNMRAKELELTTNWPQFNDDCESQASSSLDSRSTGSGVNGSIADVDEDWLPETTSSCSSPAHTSVEQSAAKPKKRTRTYGRGVEDRKIRKKEQNKNAATRYRQKKKLEMENVLGEEHVLSQENEELRRTLQERRNEMRYLRQLIREFYQERKR; encoded by the exons ATGagtacatatatattcatgCAAGCCTATG AATGTCTTCTGGACCAAAAGGCAGCCATTAACTGCATCGACTATGAGAGGAACAGCTATCAGCCCATCATCGATGCTGTCAGCCAGCCGATAATACCCGTAAACAAAGTACCATTCGCTGCATCTTCCGTCGCTGCTTCACTGGTTTCTTCCGCTGATTACCAGCTCGGCGATCCCCCATCCCTTGTTCTGCAGCAATTGACGCCGCCGCAGTCTCCGCCCCAATTCGATGCTTACAAACAGCCAGAGGAAACGCCACAGCCCGTGCCTGTTAAGGCCGAGCAAAAGGTG CAATGCTATACTCCTGATGCTACAAGTGTGGCCGCCGCCGCCACACCCTTCAACTTCAACAACTGGGTGGGCGGCAGCGAAATCGCCCGCGAGAACCAACTGGTCGATGATATCGTCAATATGCGCGCCAAGGAGCTTGAGTTGACCACAAACTGGCCGCAGTTCAATGACGACTGCGAATCTCAGGCCTCTTCCTCGCTGGATAGCAGAAGCACAGGCAGCGGAGTAAATGGAAGCATCGCCGACGTGGACGAGGATTGGCTGCCAGAAACCACCAGCAGTTGCTCCTCCCCAGCTCACACTTCTGTGGAGCAGTCTGCGGCCAAGCCAAAGAAACGTACTCGCACCTACGGTCGCGGTGTCGAGGATCGTAAGATCCGGAAAAAGGAGCAGAATAAGAACGCTGCCACACGGTACCGCCAGAAGAAGAAGCTCGAAATGGAGAACGTGCTGGGCGAGGAGCATGTACTGTCCCAGGAGAACGAGGAGCTTCGCCGCACTTTGCAGGAGCGTCGCAACGAGATGCGCTATCTGCGCCAGTTGATTCGCGAATTCTACCAAGAACGCAAGCGCTAG